A segment of the Conexibacter woesei Iso977N genome:
GCTGCCGTGCCGTCCGGCGCGTCGACCGGTGAGTTCGAGGCGACGGAGCTGCGGGACGGCGGCTCGGAGTGGCTGGGCAAGGGCGTCGGGCAGGCGGTGGCGAACGTGAACGGGGAGATCGCGGAGACGATCGCGGGGCTCGACGCGTCGGATCAGGCGGGGTTGGATGCCAGGCTCATCGAGTTGGACGGGACGCCGAACAAGTCCCGGCTCGGCGCGAACGCGATCCTCGGCGTGTCGCTGGCCGCGGCGCACGCGGCCGCGGCGGAGGAGTCGCTGCCGCTGTGGCGCTACCTCGGCGGCGAGAGCGCGCACATCCTGCCGGTCCCGATGATGAACGTGCTCAACGGCGGGGCGCACGCGGACAACAGCGTGGACTTCCAGGAGTTCATGATCGTGCCGGTCGGGGCGACGTCGTTCAGCGAGGGGCTCCGGTACGGCGCCGAGGTCTTCCACGCGCTGAAGAAGACGCTGCACGACAAGGGGCTCGGGACGACCGTCGGCGACGAGGGCGGCTTCGCGCCGAACCTGGAGTCCAACGAGGCGGCGCTGGAGCTGCTGGTCGCGGGCATCGCGGCCGCCGGCTACAAGCCGGGCGACGACATCGCGATCGCGCTGGATCCCGCGACGTCGGAGATCTACAAGGGCGGCGTCTACGACCTGGAGCACGAGGGCCGGAAGCTGACCGCCGCCGAGCTCGCCGCCTACTGGGGCGAGCTGGCCGGCAAGTACCCGATCCTGTCGATCGAGGACGGCATGGACGAGGAGGACTGGGACGGCTGGAAGGCGCTGACCGACGAGATCGGCGACACCGTCCAGCTCGTCGGCGACGACCTCTTCGTCACCAACGTCGAGCGGCTGAGGCGCGGCATCGACGCCGGCGTCGGCAACTCGATCCTGATCAAGGTCAACCAGATCGGGACCCTGACCGAGACGCTCGCCGCCATCTCCCTGGCCCGCGAGAACGGCTACACCGCCGTCATGTCCCACCGCTCGGGCGAGACCGAAGACGTCACCATCGCCGACCTCGCCGTCGCAACCGGCTGCGGCCAGATCAAGACCGGCGCCCCGAGCCGCTCTGACCGCGTCGCGAAGTACAACCAGCTGCTGCGCATCGAAGAAGCCCTCGGCACCGACGCGACCTACCCGGGGCGGTCGGTCTTCCGCTCGTAACGCGGGCCGCGCGTCTGTCGGTGGCGTTCAGTGCGGGGCGGGCGTGGTGCCGCTCCGGGCCGGCTGGCGCTCATCGATGGGAGAGTGGCGTTTGCGGCGACGCTCCACCGTGGCGGTGTGGCTCGGCGTGAGGGCGGCTCCGGGCGAGGGTTCGGGGGCCGAACGGGCGGGTCAACGGCAGTTTGGTGTTCGTATGGAACCCCTGGCTGCCGTTGGCGAGGTCAGCGGTGCATTTGGGTCCTCTGCGAGCCACTGTGCACCGTTGACCCTGAGGTTCGGCCCCGAACGGCTCGCCCGGTCCCGGCGCGACGCTCAGCCACACCGCCGACGGTGGCGTCGCCGCAAACGCCACTCTCCCATCGATGCCCTCCCACGGACGCCTCGCGCCGCCACCAGCGCACCGCACTGAGGCGCCACAGGCAACGGCAGCACCAAGACGCGTCGCGCCGACTTCCGTCGAGATGTGCAGGAACCCGTGGGCTGGGTGGCGAACCGCGCTGTAGATGTCCCCAGCCCGCCAGTCCGCGGCGCACGCGCGCAACCGACCCTCCACGGAACGTCGCTCTCCGCAGCGGCCGCGTGTGGTCGCGGGCGGTGGGAGGGCCATCAGGTGGGATCGCGTCGGCCGGGTGGCGTTGCTCGTCGTCCTGATCGGCGTCGTCGGCCTCTATGTCGGGCCGGCGATCAGCTTCGTCTCCACCTACCGCGAGGCCAAGGCCCGCCGCGGCGAGGTCCGGACCCTCCAGGCCGAGAACGACCGCCTCCGCGCCCGCAGGAAGGCCCTGCAGTCCAAGTCCACGATGGAGCGCGAAGCGCGCCGCCTCGGCCTCGTCAGGCCGGGCGAGAAGCCCTTCATCGTCAGGGGCCTTCCGGGCGATCGCTAGGCCGCTAGCCTGGCGGCGATGTCGGACTTCCAGAGCGCGTCGTTCCAGTGGCGGGAGGGTGAGCGGCGGGTGCGTGAGGCGCTGCCGGATGAGCGGATGGCGATGGATCGGGTCGTCGAGCGGATCCTGGCGGAGCTGCGGCGGCGGCTTGGTGGGGCGTTCACGATCGATGAGCTGGTCGCCCTGTACGACGCCGGGACCGGCTGGTGCACCGACATCGCCTACGCGGTCGCTCCGGGTGCGCCGTGGGCGTGGGATGCCCGGATCACCGCCGACGCGGCGTTCGCCCGCTACGTCCGCGAAGCGATCGACTACGCCGGCGGCCGCCAGCTCGACGCGCGCCCGGCGGACTGACGCAAGTCGTCTGGCCCCCGCTATGGCGGGGTTAGACGACTTGGACCTGGTCAGCGCGGCGCGAAGCGCTGGTACACCGCGAGCGTGCCGGCGACCTCGTAGCCGAGGCGTCCGTACAACTCGCGGGGCCAGTCGTCGGCGTCGGCGACGATGAACACGAAGCCGGCGCCCTCCGACACCGCCGCGCGGGTCGCGGCGGCGACGACCGCGCGGCCGTAGCCGTGGCCGCGGTGGTCGGCGAGGCAGACGACGTCTTCGACCTGCGCCTCGTCGCCGCGGCGCCAGAGGCGCGCCCAGGCGACCGCCGTGCCGTCGTCGCCGACGACCGCGAAGCGGCGCTCGGCCCCGGCACGCGGGCCGTAGGAGCGGTGGTGCTCCAGCAG
Coding sequences within it:
- the eno gene encoding phosphopyruvate hydratase — protein: MSAIERVHARQILDSRGNPTVEVELALRSGATGRAAVPSGASTGEFEATELRDGGSEWLGKGVGQAVANVNGEIAETIAGLDASDQAGLDARLIELDGTPNKSRLGANAILGVSLAAAHAAAAEESLPLWRYLGGESAHILPVPMMNVLNGGAHADNSVDFQEFMIVPVGATSFSEGLRYGAEVFHALKKTLHDKGLGTTVGDEGGFAPNLESNEAALELLVAGIAAAGYKPGDDIAIALDPATSEIYKGGVYDLEHEGRKLTAAELAAYWGELAGKYPILSIEDGMDEEDWDGWKALTDEIGDTVQLVGDDLFVTNVERLRRGIDAGVGNSILIKVNQIGTLTETLAAISLARENGYTAVMSHRSGETEDVTIADLAVATGCGQIKTGAPSRSDRVAKYNQLLRIEEALGTDATYPGRSVFRS
- a CDS encoding FtsB family cell division protein encodes the protein MALLVVLIGVVGLYVGPAISFVSTYREAKARRGEVRTLQAENDRLRARRKALQSKSTMEREARRLGLVRPGEKPFIVRGLPGDR